In the Oncorhynchus nerka isolate Pitt River linkage group LG2, Oner_Uvic_2.0, whole genome shotgun sequence genome, one interval contains:
- the LOC115141178 gene encoding HIG1 domain family member 1A, mitochondrial-like, producing MSSNNNFSSFDDENESKLMRKAKESPFVPIGMAGCAAVVAFGLWRLKSRGNTKMSVHLIHMRVGAQGFIVGAMTLGVIYSMYKEYSAHKDLGKDGK from the exons atgtcctCCAACAACAATTTTTCATCATTTGATGATGAGAATGAATCAAAACTTATGAGGAAAGCAAAGGAGTCGCCGTTTGTCCCAATAG gcaTGGCAGGATGTGCTGCAGTGGTAGCCTTTGGTCTGTGGAGGCTGAAGTCACGGGGGAACACAAAGATGTCAGTCCACCTCATCCACATGCGTGTTGGAGCTCAAGGCTTTATAGTAGGCGCAATGACATTAG GGGTGATCTACTCCATGTACAAAGAATACAGTGCCCACAAGGACCTGGGTAAAGATGGCAAGTGA